A single genomic interval of Vanessa atalanta chromosome 12, ilVanAtal1.2, whole genome shotgun sequence harbors:
- the LOC125067888 gene encoding uncharacterized protein DDB_G0290685-like, whose translation MIKNVVSDLCIFLFSVAALLLVCAISLAQGDDDIELNENGCPIDHNIEKLYPHENCNKFYQCTHGNLVEKKCASNLFFDVEKQECDWSETVDCGDRLVPDEKEDEDCDETENEGGDDSEDNDDNDGSCNCNPGEAPSICAQDGSDGVLIAHENCNQFYQCFNGKPVTISCPGKLLYNPHKRQCDWPDNVDCGDRVIPDGDENDNDNDNDGGDAGGDGGDEGGDDGEDDNDGTCNCNPGEAPEICGQDGSDGVLVAHENCNQFYKCFNGKPVTLSCPGKLLFNPYRRICDWPENVDCGDRVIPEDDDNDNGGGGGGGGGGDGGDDGGDDGDDDNDGTCNCNPGEAPAICGQDGSDGVLVAHENCNQFYKCFNGKPVTLSCPGKLLFNPYRRICDWPENVDCGDRVIPEDDDNDNGGGGGGGGGGDGGDDGGDDGDDDNDGTCNCNPGEAPAICGQDGSDGVLVAHENCNQFYKCFNGKPVTLSCPGKLLFNPYRRICDWPENVDCGDRVIPEDDDNDNGGGGGGGGGGDGGDDGGDDGDDDNDGTCNCNPGEAPAICGQDGSDGVLVAHENCNQFYKCFNGKPVTLSCPGKLLFNPYRRICDWPENVDCGDRVIPEDDDNDNGGGGGGGGGGDGGDDGGDDGDDDNDGTCNCNPGEAPAICGQDGSDGILVAHENCNQFYKCFNGKPVTLSCPGKLLFNPYRRICDWPENVDCGDRVIPEDDDNDNGGGGGGGGGGDGGDDGGDDGDDDNDGTCNCNPGEAPAICGQDGSDGILVAHENCNQFYKCFNGKPVTLSCPGKLLFNPYRRICDWPENVDCGDRVIPEDDDNDNGGGGGGGGGGDGGDDGGDDGDDDNDGTCNCNPGEAPAICGQDGSDGVLVAHENCNQFYKCFNGKPVTLSCPGKLLFNPYRRICDWPENVDCGDRVIPECNENDNDDDNGGGDAGGEGGDEGGDDDEDDNDETCNCNPGEAPAICGQDGSDGVLIAHENCTQFYKCSNGKPVTLNCPGNLLYNPYKRICDWPENVDCGDRVIPECNENDNDDDNGGGDAGGDGGDEGGDDGEDDNDGTCNCNPGEAPAICGQDGSDGVLIAHENCTQFYKCSNGKPVTLNCPGNLLYNPYRRICDWPENVDCGDRLIPECNDNDNDNDNGGGEAGGDGEDDNDGPCNCNPSEAPLICGQDGSDGVLIAHENCKQFYMCVNYKPVAMDCPVDLLYNPYKNLCDWPDNVNCGDRIESIALNKHLYGGRLRATRI comes from the coding sequence ATGATTAAAAATGTGGTTAgtgatttatgtatttttttattttcagtcgCAGCCTTATTGCTGGTCTGCGCAATCAGTTTAGCTCAAGGTGATGATGATATTGAGCTAAACGAGAATGGCTGCCCGATAGACCACAATATTGAAAAACTTTATCCCCAtgaaaattgtaacaaattctATCAATGCACCCACGGAAATCTTGTCGAAAAGAAGTGTGCCTCGAACCTCTTTTTTGACGTCGAAAAGCAAGAATGTGATTGGTCAGAAACAGTAGACTGTGGTGATAGGCTTGTCCCAGACGAGAAAGAAGATGAAGACTGTGATGAGACTGAAAACGAGGGTGGAGACGACAGTGAAGATAATGATGATAACGATGGTTCTTGCAACTGCAACCCAGGCGAAGCACCTTCCATTTGTGCTCAAGATGGTTCTGACGGAGTTTTAATTGCTCATGAAAACTGCAACCAGTTCTATCAATGCTTCAACGGCAAACCCGTTACAATAAGCTGTCCTGGCAAACTTCTTTACAATCCTCACAAAAGACAATGTGATTGGCCAGATAATGTTGATTGTGGAGACAGAGTGATTCCAGATGGTGATGAAAATGACAACGATAATGATAACGATGGAGGTGACGCTGGCGGTGATGGTGGTGATGAAGGTGGTGATGACGGCGAGGATGACAATGATGGAACTTGTAACTGCAATCCCGGCGAAGCACCTGAGATTTGTGGTCAAGATGGATCTGATGGAGTATTAGTCGCACATGAAAACTGCAACCAGTTCTACAAATGTTTCAATGGCAAACCAGTTACGCTAAGCTGCCCCGGTAAACTTCTCTTCAATCCATACAGAAGAATATGTGATTGGCCAGAAAATGTTGATTGTGGAGACAGAGTAATTCCAGAAGATGATGACAATGACAACGGTGGAGGCGGTGGTGGTGGAGGCGGCGGTGATGGTGGTGATGATGGTGGCGATGACGGTGATGATGACAATGACGGAACTTGCAACTGCAACCCAGGCGAAGCACCTGCTATTTGTGGTCAGGATGGATCTGACGGAGTATTAGTCGCACATGAAAACTGCAACCAGTTCTACAAATGTTTCAATGGCAAACCAGTTACGCTAAGCTGCCCCGGTAAACTTCTCTTCAATCCATACAGAAGAATATGTGATTGGCCAGAAAATGTTGATTGTGGAGACAGAGTAATTCCAGAAGATGATGACAATGACAACGGTGGAGGCGGTGGTGGTGGAGGCGGCGGTGATGGTGGTGATGATGGTGGCGATGACGGTGATGATGACAATGACGGAACTTGCAACTGCAACCCAGGTGAAGCACCTGCTATTTGTGGTCAGGATGGATCTGACGGGGTATTAGTCGCACATGAAAACTGCAACCAGTTCTACAAATGTTTCAATGGCAAACCAGTTACGCTAAGCTGCCCCGGTAAACTTCTCTTCAATCCATACAGAAGAATATGTGATTGGCCAGAAAATGTTGATTGTGGAGACAGAGTAATTCCAGAAGATGATGACAATGACAACGGTGGAGGCGGTGGTGGTGGAGGCGGCGGTGATGGTGGTGATGATGGTGGCGATGACGGTGATGATGACAATGACGGAACTTGCAACTGCAACCCAGGTGAAGCACCTGCTATTTGTGGTCAGGATGGATCTGACGGGGTATTAGTCGCACATGAAAACTGCAACCAGTTCTACAAATGTTTCAATGGCAAACCAGTTACGCTAAGCTGCCCCGGTAAACTTCTCTTCAATCCATACAGAAGAATATGTGATTGGCCAGAAAATGTTGATTGTGGAGACAGAGTAATTCCAGAAGATGATGACAATGACAACGGTGGAGGCGGTGGTGGTGGAGGCGGCGGTGATGGTGGTGATGATGGTGGCGATGACGGTGATGATGACAATGACGGAACTTGCAACTGCAACCCAGGTGAAGCACCTGCTATTTGTGGTCAGGATGGATCTGACGGGATATTAGTCGCACATGAAAACTGCAACCAGTTCTACAAATGTTTCAATGGCAAACCAGTTACGCTAAGCTGCCCCGGTAAACTTCTCTTCAATCCATACAGAAGAATATGTGATTGGCCAGAAAATGTTGATTGTGGTGACAGAGTAATTCCAGAAGATGATGACAATGACAACGGTGGAGGCGGTGGTGGTGGAGGCGGCGGTGATGGTGGTGATGATGGTGGCGATGACGGTGATGATGACAATGACGGAACTTGCAACTGCAACCCAGGTGAAGCACCTGCTATTTGTGGTCAGGATGGATCTGACGGGATATTAGTCGCACATGAAAACTGCAACCAGTTCTACAAATGTTTCAATGGCAAACCAGTTACGCTAAGCTGCCCCGGTAAACTTCTCTTCAATCCATACAGAAGAATATGTGATTGGCCAGAAAATGTTGATTGTGGAGACAGAGTAATTCCAGAAGATGATGACAATGACAACGGTGGAGGCGGTGGTGGTGGAGGCGGCGGTGATGGTGGTGATGATGGTGGCGATGACGGTGATGATGACAATGACGGAACTTGCAACTGCAACCCAGGTGAAGCACCTGCTATTTGTGGTCAGGATGGATCTGACGGGGTATTAGTCGCACATGAAAACTGCAACCAGTTCTACAAATGTTTCAATGGCAAACCAGTTACGCTAAGCTGCCCCGGTAAACTTCTCTTCAATCCATACAGAAGAATATGTGATTGGCCAGAAAATGTTGATTGTGGAGACAGAGTAATTCCAGAATGTAATGAAAATGACAACGATGACGACAATGGTGGTGGTGATGCCGGCGGTGAGGGTGGTGATGAAGGTGGCGATGACGATGAGGATGACAATGATGAAACTTGCAACTGCAACCCAGGCGAAGCACCTGCGATTTGTGGTCAGGATGGATCCGACGGAGTATTAATCGCACACGAAAACTGCACCCAGTTCTACAAATGTTCCAATGGCAAACCCGTTACACTAAACTGCCCCGGCAACCTTCTCTACAATCCATACAAAAGAATATGTGATTGGCCAGAAAATGTTGATTGTGGAGACAGAGTAATTCCAGAATGTAATGAAAATGACAACGATGACGACAATGGTGGTGGTGATGCTGGCGGTGATGGTGGTGATGAAGGTGGCGATGACGGTGAAGATGACAATGATGGAACTTGCAACTGCAACCCAGGCGAAGCACCTGCGATTTGTGGTCAGGATGGATCCGACGGAGTATTAATCGCACATGAAAACTGTACCCAGTTCTACAAATGTTCCAATGGCAAACCCGTTACACTAAACTGCCCCGGCAACCTTCTCTACAATCCTTACCGAAGAATATGCGATTGGCCCGAAAATGTTGATTGTGGAGACAGATTGATTCCAGAATGTAATGATAATGACAACGATAAC